The segment TGTGGCTATTTAATTTCATCGCATCGATGTAAATGTAAAGCAAATTCGGGgcgagaaaaatataattaaattaatatttaattgaatttttatattttttgtcagaTACTGTACAATTTAATTgggtttttgttgaaaataaatgcaGTCAGAGAAATCGGATCGTGACTTTGTGAGAGTAAGACTTTGGCCTCCTGGATATTTTATACTCTACTTTGACTTTAGATATACCAGTTCTTTCACTTTCTTGATTGTATACGTATACTTGGATTGTCTAGGAATCAAGATGATgatcattcatatttttataataaaaaaaaataaataaataaataatatttatacagttttatatacatgttaaacttaaaaataaaaaaaaaatacagatgaATATCGTTGCCTTGCCTGGGGGCTCTATACAAACCAAGGCCCTTTGCCTCTCTCGAAGGTCCCGAGATGACTCAATCTCATTATTATACTAGCTTGATTTTATACTGTTGCCTTTGCCACTATTACcactattatatattttatatatttataatttagagAATCTCCACgtgtctttaaaaaattttaaattaactttttatttttcattattttgtgatatttttaaatttatatttttattatatttaaaataataatctagtCTAATATGACATTGTTgatatagtaataattttgtgACAATGATAAATTGAGATTGTAGAGATATCGGGATATATTAAAGTCTTTTTACAATACAAGCCAAGTGTCATTAGTAGTCTTCCAAGGTGTTTGTGCTGCCAGTTGTCCCTGACTGCGATTAGTTTGTATCATTCTACACACCAACAAGTAACAACTATACATAGTAGGCATATATTTACctttatataataacaataattaatattattattaatattatgtataCACTGCAGCCTCAAGGtcaatatacaaattttgatAAGATAACAAATAACATAACAACAAGTCATAaacacatatatttaatataaaaaaaaaaaaaatactaaatattataagtatttatttaatatttgtacatatatttaatacctaatagttttttatttttttttttaaatattaaatttactttaaacGCAAAcgtatgcaaaaaaaaaaaattattgaaaaaagtttttacatgtatttatagGTTTGCAGTTTTTGTTAATGAGTTAATGAGTATATGTATGGGTGTTGAACAATCAAATAAAGGTTGTGTGAATCTCCGAGTACATTAACCCCTTGACGTTGTTTAAGCACCTAAGTATAGCGTGGTGTATGTACAGTAGTTGTATAGTAGATTTTACTGATGGTCTACAATCAACTCAAGTCAAGTAAaagtatttgaatttattttttatgaaggAGGGCTAACACTACTTCTTAAAAATTTCACATACAcagatgtataaaaaataaaataataaaacttggtgttttatcaaaagagttaaaagaaaaaaaaaaaaaaaaaaagattcaatgATGGTAAACAATGAATGCTagaacaaatttaattatacatatatattggtgtatatttttaaatgcaatgatgatgatgatgatgatgtgtgtttgtgtctttttatttatgaacttTCTCCGCGGTAAGCGAAAGTAAGAGGGCTTCGAACCGTGCACCCCTCCTTATCCTCCTCCtttccttttttattattattacatttttttttttctttctcccCTCTGGCAAATTGACAGGGGTTAGCTAGAAAGTGGGAGGTAATGTTTAATTCccctccttttttttttgcataaaaataataatactaagaaataaataaataaataatataaaatatactgcTTTCTCTCCACTGAGGATTTAatattctatataaaataataatattaatgataacaaaaaaaataaaaataaataattaactaaaaaattaattattgctataattacattttatttttttgttgattattaaattattttgtagaatattattataatagttattatttttttttttcatttaattattaaacaagtaatgaaaatataaaataacctTGGAGTTGATGAAGGTTGcgatttaataaacaaattttatattattaaacgcaatataaatacatattgagtaattacaacaatttttaaatataaaacataaataaaacaattaaattattttgcttgaaatttaataataaacactcactaaaaagaaattattgcataaaaataatttaaaaagttaaaaaattttttagaaacatCAACTTcctgtttaaataataataacaataataaattgttgttaaattttacagataaatatttaaaaatcacatACTTGggattatattaaaaatatgattgtttttttattattttttttttccattgtatACAATATgtaataacaaacaaaagaaaaataaaaaaaaaaaaaaaattaatttttattattgtaatatattaaaagtcAATTGACTTTAATGATGACAGCAACTTGTTCGCCTCTCAACAAAATCTGTGGCACGTGTCTTTCCAAGGTCTCAGTTTTTTCGTTACACTCTTTCACGATAACCTTCGGTGTGTCCTCCTCGATTGCCTTAAATTTTGCTGCAAtacctaaataataataattgcttttatttttaatcaaaacaaaaaaaaaaaaaatattattccacttcaatagaaataaaaaataataatagcatgAGGTCATTGACATTgtcttgaattattattgaggaAAAGCGTGCGAATTAAAGTAGAATAGAATTGGCTCTTATACATATTACATATATGTTGaaaagagggaaaaaaaaaaatataaaaagcaaAATGTTCGACTGTTGGCAcacgtgtatatatatacttttcaCTATACTAGCTGGAAAAATCGATGAAACACGCAAGTTAtaaaagcataaaaaaaaaaaaaagaaaaaaaaatataagagagGGTAGATGAATGCCTCACTTCAAGGTCGCAAGCACTCGTGGCCACCCCCAAGAGACCTGCCTCGTATCAATGACCCCTCGACCTTATGTACTCCTTCCTTCCTTCCTTCTTATCATTACACAAATTCGCAATGTGCGCCAGTAGGCCAATGAACTTTTCCCttatactaataaataataatccaagtattatatttttatttaatttttcatttatcaataatttaaatagaaaaaaaaatcaatacatgaaaaaatctgtgttaaaatattttatagaattttcgatttattttctttattatatttaaagaaataaggAAAAGAGGGTGTGATATAACCAGAGACATCTCAAGGGTCGAAGCCTTCTTTGCTCGGAAGTGTTGTTGGAGCAAGGACCGGCCTTGACTATGTATATTATGTACTCATGTACGCGGTTGCGCCACATTCGATAGGAGGTCCACGTGCCCTCACGTTTgcctctttttatttattatttaattcattttttttgcttcattttttaaactatatatacCTACTGTAAcaagtaattttttctatataattcTGTTATGCTCTTGTCACTATGTAAAACACTTGTCATAAAGACAAGattaaatttagatttttaaattgttattttaaatttggtgaTTTAATTTTGAGATAGCAGgtctgttaaaaaaatataaaaattgaatatttagtCCAAGGCTAGTTGgtaatcaaaatgaaaaaaaataaatattttactatacgaaaatatatatgtatatcaatatttgaaCTAGAGGTTCTTTCTTCTtactaaatattattataaaattattcaaaaaataatattacatggGTAATATATTGCTGATATTCTTTGACAAttaaagtgagaaaaaaattgatttataaattgattattaccAAGTGCTGGtgcttttcttttaatttttctagtcCACACTTCGGTACAATCTTCCAGTGCCAAGTTCCAATGCTTATCAAATGCAGCAACATAAGCCTCAATATATCCTCTAATTCCCCTCGCATTCCTCGTTAAAaccttaattaaaaaaaagaaaaaaaaaaaattaatacataattattttattaaaacaaataatcattattattttattgtattttttttttttttcttttgatttgcAATAATTCAAGGATTGTATTTGcaattacaattaaatgagtttgtatattattgttgtatgTGTGTCTGCATGTCCGGAGATATCAGGGTGATATACCCGGAAGTATTTTATCAAtggtaaataaaatgtaaatagtGCTCAACTAGACTATAGTCTGAAGGCTCAACTCAATGTTCCAGCactgatgatgattataattaaaacgAGTCATTCAAGTCCTCGATACTCAGTACTAATAAGTCGAAGATTAACAaaatcaaatgacaaattataaaataaaatataattgaggGACAAGtactaataatattatcaatagacgaatttttattatcatattatatCATGGTAAATATacttaaaatgtatatttgtaaatatattttgatattttgtcaTTGCTAGCCAACTGACTGATCATATGATCAGTGTTTTCTATATTATACAGTGATAGTTTAATGGGTCATAACCTCGTCGTCGTCGACAGTATTATAAAGTAGCCTTGAATCACAAGGCCAAGCTGAATGTCACGATTAACTGCTctctggttttttatttttttattcatttttttttttctctttttaattctattggtgacgaaaaatttataattattaatacaatatataaaaaagtattaatttatttattttatgaataatatataaatggtgctattattattttttatatttaaaaaaataaatgaaattgattGACATAGACAAAATgaggaaaaaagaaaacattagatatgtgtaatattattttatgttgaaGGTCAATCATAAGTGGCTGATGTATGTAGTTTAATACATTGATAATCTTATcgtttgttaaaatattttacagattatattatttatttttaatttaacctattcaataaaataatgggAAATAGTTAATCACCTGGATGACCTTAGtactgaaattatttttatatacaaataaaaaaaatattctgacAAGGAAacatatttcaattttcattatatattatttgtgtaaaataaatagaggaaaataatatatatatatgcttaCAATGCATGCCACATTATAGAAGGTCAGcagcaataaaaatttatatatatttaaaatttattctttcgtttccgactttttttttttttttcatatagttgtaaatattatgtaaaaaaaaaaaaaaattagcaattaaatttacaatatagcCAGATATTGatcttgatataatttttttttcaatacataaaaaatagtaatttattaataacaatggaGCCAAAACGAATAAGGATTTtaatagtaattaattttactttggtcatttgaataattaatttagatcttttcgcaaaaaaaaagaaattaatagatgatattatttataataaatatatataggcttagtcaaaaaaagaaaaaaaagctcaacgTCAAAGACTCGTACGTTTTTCGTTGACGCGAGGTGTTGTCATGACAACGAATGTTGACCTGAAAGCTCCTGGCATTATTTTGTCTCTTTCTTGAATAAAGCGAGCTTTTACACGCGTTTAGAAAATATGTCAGGCGCGTGTACATTTTTTTCGTCTTCCATTTATAAAACTGCCTTGatacgtaattttttaaatataatataaattattaaaataataaacatgccTTGATTTTGGTTTTCATTTGCATGCAATTGAAAAGCAATTGAAGTGGTCCAtctatattttccatttttgcCAAAACATTTCGATTTGAATTTATCCGATGAACTGGTCTTTTACACTCGACAGgttctgaaaaataaaataataaattaattagtaattaacGTAATTATAAAGCTCAACAAttacgttaatttttttttgcattgtttttttttttttttcttcaaggaTTTTCACaacttattataataaaataaaaaaatattaagaatgTATAGCTATACAGTATAAAGTCTAGGAAGTTATTCAAATatccataaaaatatatttttttatatttttatttttgccaataatattttacaagttaaaaaataaataataaaataaattccaaagTC is part of the Aphidius gifuensis isolate YNYX2018 linkage group LG1, ASM1490517v1, whole genome shotgun sequence genome and harbors:
- the LOC122861063 gene encoding U7 snRNA-associated Sm-like protein LSm11, with product MADLNNSSSDESTDASNSQFDSLKALYSSKYKIPIPEAPIYDNINKYDSVLNENLHKNNNSNKKTSKDAAVKSVPTRRFLPHQQPVECKRPVHRINSNRNVLAKMENIDGPLQLLFNCMQMKTKIKVLTRNARGIRGYIEAYVAAFDKHWNLALEDCTEVWTRKIKRKAPALGIAAKFKAIEEDTPKVIVKECNEKTETLERHVPQILLRGEQVAVIIKVN